A single Kryptolebias marmoratus isolate JLee-2015 linkage group LG16, ASM164957v2, whole genome shotgun sequence DNA region contains:
- the cldn12 gene encoding claudin-12: protein MSCRDIHATNAFAFIIAFVSVCGIVVATFIPQWRVTRLVTFNRNAKNISVYDGLWAKCVKQDGYSGCYYYDSEWYSKVDQLDLRLLQFCLPSGLTFASLALLLCMCGMCKTCFCSDKPDPDIKTTRCLVNSAGCHLVAGTLLLLGGAIAIAPSVWFLFRTKEMNSRYDKIFSDGFAVYVSIGCSGGLMLAALLMFMWYCMCKKLPSPFWLPLSSMSASPSTQPLTANGFPPSPVYGAQPMPPQTFPPAVIETQPFVPSQGYVQSVVAPVPAQVFVSQLSAHDGYGSEVGGTQAYGYAPSQSYAPSQSYAPSQSYAPSQSYAPSQSYAPSQSYAPSQSYASSYTGRRYSSRSRMSALEIDIPVLTQPE from the exons ATGTCGTGCCGGGACATCCACGCCACCAACGCTTTCGCCTTCATCATTGCcttcgtgtctgtgtgtgggatCGTTGTGGCCACGTTCATCCCACAGTGGCGCGTGACGAGACTGGTCACCTTCAATCGTAACGCCAAGAACATCAGCGTGTACGATGGGTTGTGGGCTAAATGTGTGAAACAGGATGGATATTCAGGATGTTACTACTATGACTCCGAG tggtaCTCTAAGGTGGACCAGCTGGATCTGCGGCTCCTTCAGTTCTGCCTTCCATCCGGCCTCACGTTTGCCTCTTTAGCTTTGCTGCTTTGTATGTGTGGGATGTGCAAAACCTGCTTCTGCTCAGACAAGCCTGACCCAGACATTAAAACTACCAGGTGCCTCGTGAACAGTGCAGGCTGTCACCTGGTGGCCGGGACGTTACTGCTCCTGGGAGGAGCAATCGCCATCGCGCCCTCAGTGTGGTTTCTCTTCCGCACCAAGGAGATGAACAGCAGATATGACAAAATTTTCTCTGATGGGTTTGCTGTGTATGTATCCATAGGCTGCTCTGGAGGACTAATGCTGGCCGCACTGCTCATGTTTATGTGGTACTGTATGTGTAAGAAGCTGCCTTCGCCCTTCTGGTTGCCTCTGTCGTCCATGTCTGCTTCTCCATCCACCCAGCCCCTCACTGCCAATGGCTTCCCTCCTTCTCCGGTTTATGGTGCACAGCCGATGCCGCCACAGACGTTTCCTCCTGCGGTGATTGAAACCCAGCCTTTCGTGCCTTCGCAAGGGTACGTGCAGAGTGTGGTGGCCCCCGTTCCAGCTCAGGTGTTCGTGTCTCAGCTTTCTGCTCATGATGGGTACGGATCAGAGGTGGGGGGTACCCAGGCCTATGGCTATGCTCCCTCACAGAGTTACGCTCCCTCACAGAGCTACGCCCCATCCCAGAGCTACGCCCCATCCCAGAGCTACGCCCCATCCCAGAGCTACGCCCCATCCCAGAGCTACGCCCCATCCCAGAGCTACGCGTCCAGCTACACAGGCCGCCGTTACTCCTCCCGCTCACGGATGTCGGCCTTAGAGATCGACATTCCCGTACTAACCCAGCCGGAGTGA